The following are encoded together in the Mesoterricola sediminis genome:
- the kdsB gene encoding 3-deoxy-manno-octulosonate cytidylyltransferase: MRTLAVLPSRYQASRFPGKPLALIAGRPMIQWVWEAARNAPGVDEVAVATDDARIAEAVAGFGGRVVMTDPALPSGTDRVAAAWRAIGKEFDAILNIQGDEPAMHPATIAGVVALLREDPGLPMATAACPFNSADELFNPNNVKVVVDDRSRALYFSRSPIPYLRNSTLFVPDFRPWLGAEQLAFYLRHLGIYGFRPAALEAFTALPPHPLERMEMLEQLRALAAGMAVGVARTPHLSLGVDVPADVPAVEALLRLHGRK, translated from the coding sequence ATGCGCACCCTCGCCGTCCTGCCCTCTCGCTACCAGGCCTCCCGTTTTCCGGGGAAGCCCCTGGCCCTCATCGCCGGCCGGCCCATGATCCAGTGGGTGTGGGAAGCGGCCCGCAACGCCCCGGGGGTGGACGAGGTCGCGGTGGCCACGGATGACGCCCGCATCGCCGAAGCGGTGGCCGGCTTCGGCGGCCGCGTGGTCATGACCGACCCCGCCCTGCCCTCCGGCACGGACCGGGTCGCCGCGGCCTGGCGAGCGATCGGCAAGGAGTTCGATGCCATCCTCAACATCCAGGGCGACGAGCCCGCCATGCATCCCGCCACCATCGCCGGGGTCGTGGCCCTGCTCCGGGAGGATCCGGGCCTCCCCATGGCGACGGCGGCCTGTCCCTTCAACAGCGCGGACGAGCTCTTCAACCCCAACAATGTGAAGGTGGTGGTCGACGACCGGAGCCGGGCCCTGTACTTCAGCCGCAGCCCCATCCCCTACCTGCGGAACAGCACCCTGTTCGTGCCCGACTTCCGCCCCTGGCTCGGCGCCGAGCAGCTGGCCTTCTACCTGCGCCACCTGGGCATCTACGGCTTCCGCCCGGCGGCCCTGGAGGCCTTCACCGCCCTGCCCCCCCATCCCCTGGAGCGCATGGAGATGCTGGAACAGCTCCGGGCCCTGGCGGCGGGCATGGCCGTGGGCGTCGCCCGGACCCCCCACCTGAGCCTGGGCGTGGACGTCCCCGCGGACGTGCCCGCCGTGGAGGCCCTGCTCCGGCTGCACGGCCGGAAGTGA
- a CDS encoding beta-ketoacyl-ACP synthase III — MTRRFAIPVGITATGQYYPDRVVTNDELAKMVDTSDEWILTRTGIRTRRWVAPGTGSSDLGVAALRMALDRRGMKPDDLDAIICCTVTPDMFFPCTAALIQHKLGATKCFGFDMNAACSSFLFGMSVGASFLAGGTVRNVAVVGCDVMTSIMDPTDRNTAVLFGDGAGAVILERVEEGYGILDYEHSIDGAGAPFLCMHAGGSLRPASEETVAQRLHYIHQEGKEVYKHAVREMAEVSRLMLDRNNIDPKDLALFVPHQANLRIMDAAAKRLELPAERMACNISEYANTTSATLPTALHQSLEKGKLKKGDLVVFAAFGAGFTWGGNLMRWAV, encoded by the coding sequence TTGACTCGACGCTTCGCCATCCCCGTGGGCATCACTGCGACCGGGCAATACTACCCGGATCGCGTCGTCACCAATGATGAACTGGCCAAGATGGTCGACACGAGCGATGAATGGATTCTGACCCGCACCGGCATCCGCACCCGCCGCTGGGTGGCCCCCGGGACCGGCAGCTCCGACCTGGGCGTGGCGGCCCTGCGCATGGCCCTGGACCGCCGCGGCATGAAGCCCGACGACCTGGACGCCATCATCTGCTGCACCGTCACCCCGGACATGTTCTTCCCCTGCACGGCGGCCCTCATCCAGCACAAGCTGGGCGCCACCAAGTGCTTCGGCTTCGACATGAACGCGGCCTGCTCCAGCTTCCTCTTCGGCATGTCCGTGGGCGCCAGCTTCCTGGCCGGCGGCACCGTGCGCAACGTGGCCGTGGTCGGCTGCGACGTGATGACCTCCATCATGGACCCCACGGACCGCAACACGGCCGTCCTCTTCGGGGACGGGGCCGGGGCGGTGATCCTGGAGCGGGTGGAGGAGGGCTACGGCATCCTCGACTACGAGCACAGCATCGACGGGGCCGGGGCCCCCTTCCTCTGCATGCACGCCGGCGGGAGCCTCCGCCCCGCGTCGGAGGAGACGGTCGCCCAGCGCCTCCACTACATCCACCAGGAGGGCAAGGAGGTCTACAAGCACGCCGTCCGGGAGATGGCCGAGGTGAGCCGCCTCATGCTCGACCGCAACAACATCGACCCCAAGGACCTGGCCCTCTTCGTGCCCCACCAGGCGAACCTCCGGATCATGGACGCCGCCGCCAAGCGCCTGGAGCTTCCCGCCGAGCGCATGGCCTGCAACATCTCCGAATACGCGAACACCACCAGCGCCACCCTGCCCACCGCCCTCCACCAGTCCCTGGAGAAGGGCAAGCTCAAGAAGGGCGACCTCGTCGTCTTCGCCGCCTTCGGCGCGGGCTTCACCTGGGGCGGGAACCTCATGCGCTGGGCCGTGTGA
- a CDS encoding RsmD family RNA methyltransferase, whose translation MRIIAGALKGRRLEAPPGTGQVRPTADRAREALFSILQRWPLGGFADLYAGTGAVGLEALSRGYGPVTCVERDPAVLAFLKRNARGTDLEVAARDAGRLGPDAFRGLAVVFADPPYERALEAWAALAPVAAAWLAPGGVLVFEAAAGTVLPPHPGLEPVDVRRYGAAAFSLFQA comes from the coding sequence GTGAGGATCATCGCCGGGGCCCTGAAGGGCCGGCGCCTGGAGGCGCCCCCCGGCACCGGGCAGGTCCGCCCCACCGCGGACCGGGCCCGGGAGGCCCTCTTCTCCATCCTCCAGCGCTGGCCTCTAGGGGGCTTCGCCGATCTGTACGCGGGCACCGGGGCCGTGGGCCTGGAGGCCCTCAGCCGCGGCTACGGGCCGGTCACCTGCGTGGAGCGGGATCCGGCCGTGCTCGCCTTCCTCAAGCGGAACGCCCGGGGCACGGACCTGGAGGTCGCCGCGCGGGACGCCGGGCGGCTGGGGCCGGACGCCTTCCGGGGCCTGGCCGTGGTCTTCGCGGATCCGCCCTACGAACGGGCCCTCGAGGCCTGGGCGGCCCTGGCCCCCGTCGCCGCGGCCTGGCTGGCGCCGGGCGGCGTCCTGGTCTTCGAGGCGGCCGCGGGCACCGTCCTGCCGCCCCACCCCGGCCTGGAACCCGTGGACGTGCGCCGGTACGGGGCCGCCGCCTTCAGCCTCTTCCAGGCCTGA
- a CDS encoding sensor histidine kinase — protein MPRLTIRTKLSLHISLLVLAFGLFNLVFFPLTTRRQLLAQAETGLRDTSRTAAAGLAPVLDRRDLAGMRRVLEGLPPSGDFQFHVLFDAQGKVLLRSPGAPPWVDAEGTGRGPRSGVRAGGEIVIAWAEVPRAAQAGPPAGILLLGASTASIDRLVRHTFLRALGAGGLAFLAAIALARHLATLYVKPLSRLTDAVLKVAGGNLDSPATGVDSEDELGVLSRSIEAMTSKVKVSRDEFETQNRLLESRVHERTGQLLETIWELEEIRANLEQLVQERTRGLEQSRAELKAWAGTLEQKVQEKTQELTEANASLMMSLQRLQEMDRVKSEFLANMSHELRTPLNAVIGFSGLLLQEGEERVPPEVRTDLGIIHQNGRNLLGMIDSILDLSKFEAGRFELDLAPMDPFPALDEVAALAAGLIGSRPLRFAYRRGTGEGRILGDASRFKQVVTNLVGNAIKFTEQGEVVLEAAARGGRLRVAIRDTGIGMSGLELQRLFKPFQQVDGSITRRFGGTGLGLALSQRLAMAMGGQITVESEKGRGSVFTVDLPLLAEEAP, from the coding sequence ATGCCCCGCCTGACCATCCGGACCAAGCTGAGCCTGCACATCAGCCTTCTGGTGCTGGCCTTCGGCCTGTTCAACCTGGTCTTCTTCCCCCTCACCACCCGCCGGCAGCTCCTCGCCCAGGCGGAGACCGGCCTCCGGGACACCTCCCGGACCGCCGCGGCGGGCCTCGCGCCGGTCCTGGACCGCCGGGATCTGGCGGGCATGCGCCGGGTCCTGGAGGGGCTTCCGCCCTCGGGGGATTTCCAGTTCCACGTCCTCTTCGACGCCCAAGGGAAGGTGCTGCTCCGGTCCCCGGGGGCGCCGCCCTGGGTCGACGCGGAAGGGACGGGCCGGGGCCCCCGCTCCGGGGTCCGGGCCGGGGGGGAGATCGTCATCGCCTGGGCGGAGGTGCCCCGGGCGGCCCAGGCCGGGCCCCCCGCCGGAATCCTCCTGCTGGGCGCCTCCACCGCCTCCATCGACCGGCTGGTCCGCCACACCTTCCTCCGGGCCCTCGGCGCCGGCGGCCTGGCCTTCCTCGCCGCCATCGCCCTGGCCCGCCATCTGGCCACCCTCTACGTGAAGCCCCTCTCCAGGCTCACCGACGCCGTCCTCAAGGTGGCCGGCGGGAACCTGGACAGCCCCGCCACCGGCGTGGACAGCGAGGACGAGCTCGGCGTCCTGAGCCGGAGCATCGAGGCCATGACGAGCAAGGTCAAGGTCTCCCGGGACGAGTTCGAGACCCAGAACCGGCTCCTCGAATCCCGCGTGCACGAGCGGACCGGGCAGCTCCTCGAGACGATCTGGGAGCTGGAGGAGATCCGGGCCAACCTGGAGCAGCTGGTCCAGGAGCGCACCCGGGGCCTCGAACAGTCCCGGGCAGAACTGAAGGCCTGGGCCGGCACCCTCGAGCAGAAGGTGCAGGAGAAGACCCAGGAGCTGACCGAGGCCAACGCCAGCCTGATGATGAGCCTCCAGCGCCTCCAGGAGATGGACCGGGTCAAGAGCGAGTTCCTGGCCAACATGAGCCATGAGCTCCGCACGCCCCTCAACGCCGTGATCGGCTTCTCGGGCCTGCTGCTGCAGGAGGGCGAGGAGCGGGTGCCGCCGGAGGTTCGCACGGACCTGGGGATCATCCACCAGAACGGGCGCAACCTCCTGGGCATGATCGACAGCATCCTGGACCTCTCCAAGTTCGAGGCGGGCAGGTTCGAGCTGGACCTCGCCCCCATGGATCCCTTCCCGGCCCTGGACGAGGTGGCGGCGCTGGCCGCGGGCCTCATCGGGAGCCGGCCCCTGCGGTTCGCCTACCGGCGCGGGACGGGGGAGGGCCGCATCCTCGGCGACGCCTCCCGCTTCAAGCAGGTGGTCACCAACCTGGTGGGGAACGCCATCAAGTTCACGGAGCAGGGCGAGGTCGTCCTGGAGGCGGCGGCCCGGGGGGGACGGCTGCGGGTGGCCATCCGAGACACGGGGATCGGCATGAGCGGGCTCGAGCTGCAGCGCCTGTTCAAGCCCTTCCAGCAGGTGGACGGGAGCATCACCCGGAGGTTCGGGGGCACGGGGCTGGGCCTGGCCCTCAGCCAGCGCCTGGCGATGGCGATGGGCGGTCAGATCACGGTCGAAAGCGAGAAGGGCAGGGGGAGCGTCTTCACCGTCGACCTGCCCCTCCTGGCGGAGGAGGCTCCATGA
- a CDS encoding hybrid sensor histidine kinase/response regulator yields the protein MTKPRILCIEDNAVNWRLVQRLLSQAGYEMHWAEEGLQGYEMAAGVKPDLILLDINLPGLSGFEVATKFKQHPELKGVPIVALTARTQKADRETALVAGCDGFIPKPLDPFTFVDQVGAFLQGQRERLEKAREAPALRQFNAQMVEHLETQLLEAREANRKLIEAQEALERRNGSLSRLLALSRDILTERDPQALLLRILSEVRAEVRATGLTAYRMHGSGSYYEGYRWNGAAFDPLPVLPVGHAFVGRAWAAGASGVLSSEALRSSRLWEEGLDLGFWTPASEAALLVLRTHQEGEEISGFWILTRPLERPFTAEDLEMATLHASIALVSLENAELIVSLDDSTRALASSYERIEGAYQDLQNARADLNRRDRQALLGDLFTKIAQRLAAPVQSLHIQSQVLDHLPAWNGEGVPEAHPRALAEIREAVSKIDGLLKALMRRVGREGPSKPEWLDLHDLIQQELELLQAEGVIPAGVAVTQDLRARVPLIFGVYGDFATSLLNLVHHALGGPTPSPTLDIRSFRTDDAFLLQVTDEGGAIPPSELAQAFEPFSGLHQQAVMGVRSPGEELAACRQFMAAYQGDITLANHGDGTIVRMSIPLK from the coding sequence ATGACGAAACCCCGGATCCTCTGCATCGAGGACAACGCCGTCAACTGGCGTCTCGTCCAGCGGCTCCTCTCCCAGGCGGGCTACGAGATGCACTGGGCGGAGGAGGGCCTCCAGGGCTACGAGATGGCCGCGGGGGTCAAGCCCGACCTGATCCTGCTGGACATCAACCTCCCGGGCCTTTCCGGCTTCGAGGTCGCCACCAAGTTCAAGCAGCACCCGGAGCTCAAGGGCGTGCCCATCGTCGCCCTGACGGCCCGCACCCAGAAGGCGGACCGCGAGACCGCCCTCGTGGCGGGCTGCGACGGGTTCATTCCCAAGCCCCTGGACCCCTTCACCTTCGTCGACCAGGTCGGGGCCTTCCTCCAGGGCCAGCGGGAGCGCCTGGAGAAGGCCCGGGAGGCCCCGGCCCTGCGCCAGTTCAACGCCCAGATGGTGGAGCACCTGGAGACGCAGCTCCTCGAGGCCCGGGAGGCCAACCGCAAGCTCATCGAGGCCCAGGAGGCCCTGGAGCGCAGGAACGGCAGCCTCTCCCGGCTCCTGGCCCTGAGCCGGGACATTCTCACCGAGCGGGACCCCCAGGCCCTCCTGCTGCGCATCCTGTCCGAAGTCCGGGCCGAGGTGCGCGCCACGGGCCTCACCGCCTACCGGATGCACGGGAGCGGCAGCTACTACGAGGGCTACCGCTGGAACGGCGCCGCCTTCGATCCCCTGCCGGTGCTGCCCGTGGGCCACGCCTTCGTGGGGCGGGCCTGGGCGGCGGGCGCCTCGGGCGTGCTCTCCTCGGAGGCCCTCCGGTCCAGCCGGCTCTGGGAGGAGGGCCTGGACCTGGGCTTCTGGACCCCGGCCTCGGAAGCCGCCCTCCTGGTCCTGCGCACCCACCAGGAAGGGGAGGAGATCTCGGGGTTCTGGATCCTGACCCGGCCCCTGGAGCGGCCCTTCACGGCCGAGGACCTGGAGATGGCGACCCTCCACGCCAGCATCGCCCTGGTGAGCCTGGAGAACGCGGAGCTCATCGTGAGCCTGGACGACAGCACCCGCGCCCTGGCCTCCAGCTACGAGCGCATCGAGGGCGCCTACCAGGACCTCCAGAACGCCCGGGCCGACCTCAACCGCCGGGACCGCCAGGCCCTCCTCGGCGACCTGTTCACCAAGATCGCCCAGCGGCTGGCCGCCCCCGTCCAGAGCCTGCACATCCAGAGCCAGGTGCTGGATCATTTGCCCGCCTGGAACGGCGAGGGCGTGCCCGAGGCCCACCCCCGGGCCCTCGCGGAGATCCGGGAGGCGGTGAGCAAGATCGACGGCCTCCTCAAGGCCCTCATGCGCCGGGTGGGCCGGGAGGGCCCCAGCAAGCCCGAATGGCTGGACCTCCACGACCTCATCCAGCAGGAGCTGGAACTGCTCCAGGCCGAGGGCGTGATCCCCGCGGGCGTGGCGGTCACCCAGGACCTGCGGGCGCGGGTGCCCCTCATCTTCGGGGTCTACGGCGACTTCGCCACCTCCCTGCTCAACCTGGTCCACCACGCCCTGGGGGGGCCCACGCCCTCCCCGACCCTCGACATCCGCTCCTTCCGCACCGACGACGCCTTCCTCCTCCAGGTGACCGACGAGGGCGGAGCGATCCCCCCCAGCGAGCTGGCCCAGGCCTTCGAGCCCTTCTCCGGGCTGCACCAGCAGGCCGTCATGGGCGTGCGCAGCCCGGGCGAGGAACTGGCCGCCTGCCGGCAGTTCATGGCCGCCTACCAGGGCGACATCACCCTGGCCAACCACGGCGACGGCACCATCGTCCGGATGTCCATCCCCCTCAAGTGA
- a CDS encoding carboxypeptidase-like regulatory domain-containing protein, whose amino-acid sequence MRKLLTAMIIPAACVSLVAQSTGRMQGKVTGKDGKPVPGVVFTISRKEITWTKTLQVDAKGNYMQVGLEPKEFDIEITAPGYQGLKETIKIPLGDTFKKDYVLMTTKEAQELALAQSQANMSESEKKSISGSHAFNTGVEFYNRQEFAEARPHLVQAVEDLRAARKALKEGEDPKPMDNQLAVAERVCGLTLFEVGRKAPVNPEYLKQAMPMLEKAFQANPKDQRLALALAESAKGSGDEAAATKYQAILDALVGPRPELAYNDGVTAFNNGDFETAKKKVDNAIRIDPAFADSYWLKGVVEFSLNNLKAAKEAFKTYLEKAPNGKKAGEVKEFLKELK is encoded by the coding sequence ATGCGCAAACTTTTGACGGCCATGATCATCCCCGCTGCCTGCGTGTCCCTGGTGGCCCAGAGCACGGGCCGCATGCAGGGCAAGGTCACGGGGAAGGACGGCAAGCCCGTCCCCGGCGTCGTTTTCACCATCAGCCGCAAGGAGATCACCTGGACCAAGACGCTCCAGGTGGACGCCAAGGGCAACTACATGCAGGTCGGGCTCGAGCCCAAGGAGTTCGACATCGAGATCACCGCGCCCGGCTACCAGGGCCTCAAGGAGACCATCAAGATCCCCCTTGGTGACACCTTCAAGAAGGACTACGTCCTGATGACCACCAAGGAGGCGCAGGAGCTGGCCCTCGCCCAGAGCCAGGCCAACATGTCCGAGAGCGAGAAGAAGTCCATCTCCGGCTCCCACGCCTTCAATACCGGCGTCGAGTTCTACAACCGCCAGGAGTTCGCCGAGGCCCGGCCCCACCTGGTCCAGGCCGTCGAGGACCTGCGCGCCGCCCGGAAGGCCCTGAAGGAGGGCGAGGATCCCAAGCCCATGGACAACCAGCTCGCCGTGGCCGAGCGGGTCTGCGGCCTCACCCTCTTCGAGGTCGGCCGCAAGGCGCCCGTGAACCCCGAGTATCTCAAGCAGGCGATGCCCATGCTGGAGAAGGCCTTCCAGGCCAACCCCAAGGATCAGCGCCTGGCCCTGGCCCTGGCCGAGTCCGCCAAGGGTTCCGGTGACGAGGCCGCCGCCACGAAGTACCAGGCCATCCTGGACGCCCTCGTCGGTCCCCGCCCCGAGCTGGCCTACAACGACGGCGTGACCGCCTTCAACAACGGCGACTTCGAGACCGCCAAGAAGAAGGTCGACAACGCCATCCGCATCGACCCCGCCTTCGCCGACAGCTACTGGCTGAAGGGCGTGGTCGAGTTCTCCCTCAACAACCTGAAGGCCGCCAAGGAGGCCTTCAAGACCTACCTGGAGAAGGCCCCCAACGGCAAGAAGGCCGGCGAGGTCAAGGAGTTCCTCAAGGAGCTCAAGTAG
- a CDS encoding tetratricopeptide repeat protein gives MWAKAEPAAAPARAELQPAIALSHCAERLKPAFQTGDPVAIQAAVQDVELLRRTYGTLDVLPLVEAMTIFARDLGRKGSPAAGIKVLDTVERWAPRNPSVLGARIVLARQQGPQGWVWSIADLLELTRARLTNPDHRWLWTLQHLAWARVMAALLLWGTALALGLRYRRVWRTTWEDPLRHHAIHPHVVALLGAFIVTLPVVFGLDPGLAAMLWLWILAPFLTGPEVRVALAVILIQMVHPVLTLVEPLASPAPRPSLVTLQLRPQPAPPDERILAGLSAHDRTFLAGWRQLQSQDWPRAAATFEALAKESGDRAEVVNNLGVARYQMGNVQGAQACFDEAATLAPRRGEILLNQSVVAFRQMDGPLGFAKQEDARHFAPETFNRILAANQARTDQRTFALPLPDTPERIAALARAIRPERPASGGGIHLYTLLNLLLPLAAAGLFYLRLSRSIAQAHPSQCARCGEPFHTTDSPDAWVCSKCHHLFVLKDGLHGESRKRKVEEVAGFQRSQRWVHRFLAFALPGTDLLLAGETRAGMVEFSFLCFAAGVVLATGRPLRYPGEVLQDPATVWLPMGLVLLAILFLRSWLKLLPRRG, from the coding sequence TTGTGGGCCAAGGCGGAGCCCGCCGCGGCCCCCGCCCGCGCTGAACTCCAGCCCGCCATCGCCCTCAGCCACTGCGCGGAACGCCTGAAACCCGCCTTCCAGACGGGGGATCCGGTGGCCATCCAGGCCGCCGTCCAGGACGTCGAGCTGCTCCGGCGCACCTACGGAACCCTGGACGTCCTGCCCCTCGTGGAGGCGATGACCATCTTCGCCCGGGACCTGGGGCGCAAGGGCAGCCCAGCCGCCGGCATCAAGGTGCTGGACACCGTGGAGCGGTGGGCCCCGCGCAATCCCTCCGTCCTGGGGGCCCGCATCGTCCTGGCCCGCCAGCAGGGGCCCCAGGGCTGGGTGTGGAGCATCGCGGACCTCCTCGAACTGACCCGGGCCCGGCTCACGAACCCCGACCACCGCTGGCTCTGGACCCTCCAGCACCTGGCCTGGGCGCGGGTGATGGCGGCCCTGCTGCTCTGGGGCACCGCCCTCGCGCTGGGGCTCCGCTACCGCCGCGTCTGGCGGACCACGTGGGAGGATCCGCTCCGGCATCACGCCATCCACCCCCATGTGGTGGCCCTCCTCGGCGCGTTCATCGTCACCCTGCCGGTGGTGTTCGGACTCGATCCGGGCCTCGCGGCCATGCTCTGGCTCTGGATCCTGGCGCCGTTCCTCACGGGGCCGGAGGTGCGGGTGGCCCTGGCCGTGATCCTGATCCAGATGGTCCACCCGGTGCTGACCCTGGTGGAGCCGCTGGCCTCGCCGGCGCCCCGGCCCAGCCTCGTCACCCTCCAGCTCCGCCCGCAGCCGGCCCCCCCGGATGAGCGCATCCTGGCGGGCCTTTCCGCCCACGACCGGACCTTCCTGGCCGGCTGGCGGCAACTCCAGAGCCAGGACTGGCCCCGGGCCGCGGCCACCTTCGAGGCGCTGGCCAAGGAGTCGGGAGACCGTGCAGAGGTCGTGAACAACCTGGGCGTGGCCCGGTACCAGATGGGCAACGTGCAGGGCGCGCAGGCCTGCTTCGACGAGGCGGCCACCCTGGCGCCGCGCCGGGGGGAGATCCTCCTCAACCAGAGCGTGGTGGCCTTCCGGCAGATGGACGGCCCCCTGGGGTTCGCCAAGCAGGAGGATGCCCGCCACTTCGCCCCGGAGACCTTCAACCGCATCCTGGCTGCCAACCAGGCGCGCACCGACCAGCGGACCTTCGCCCTGCCGCTGCCCGATACGCCGGAGCGCATCGCCGCCCTGGCCCGGGCGATCCGCCCGGAGCGTCCCGCGTCCGGGGGCGGCATCCACCTCTACACCCTCCTCAACCTCCTCCTGCCCCTGGCGGCCGCCGGCCTCTTCTACCTGCGCCTCTCCCGGAGCATCGCCCAGGCCCATCCCTCCCAGTGCGCCCGATGCGGCGAGCCCTTCCACACCACCGATTCGCCGGACGCCTGGGTCTGCTCCAAGTGCCACCATCTCTTCGTCCTCAAGGATGGGCTCCACGGTGAGAGCCGCAAACGGAAGGTGGAGGAGGTCGCCGGGTTCCAGCGCTCCCAGCGCTGGGTCCACCGGTTCCTGGCCTTCGCCCTGCCGGGGACGGACCTGCTCCTGGCCGGGGAGACCCGGGCGGGCATGGTGGAGTTCTCCTTCCTCTGCTTCGCCGCGGGCGTGGTGCTGGCCACGGGCCGGCCCCTGCGCTACCCGGGCGAGGTCCTCCAGGATCCGGCGACGGTTTGGCTGCCCATGGGGCTGGTTCTTCTGGCCATCCTGTTCCTGCGTTCCTGGCTCAAACTGCTGCCGAGGAGGGGCTAG
- a CDS encoding DUF4388 domain-containing protein: MALEGSLRDFDLFSLFNMIKTQGKSGTLVLSRAQEFVKIFFDTGEIVGCDSNQVRMEDRVGAMLVRLGRLSGDELLAMIHRQKQTLKRMGTLLVESGRVSPQDLQDALFNQAMSIIYRTFRWVEGDYRFDSILPPELDRENFPPIPVDTVLMEAARIMDEWPEVQRRLPDNALPLRKTEYGESIHLDIDKDLSTVLEGGSMDVEGSGLNHEQETVLTYFSTPSSVQSVLQISRYDELDTCKYIAELLEQGILEVSPESVEERPAFVWALPPSAFKESAEPKGPSRLFWPAVILFLGFPLAFYVPRAATSFNEGLASLQPASQHLPLDPATRLRKAWAFRMANPADGGRATAEALGCRLDEGVTVPDLSKWPNPLTPTPLDKSVAIPAEQ; the protein is encoded by the coding sequence ATGGCGCTCGAAGGCTCCCTCCGCGATTTCGACCTCTTTTCCCTGTTCAACATGATCAAGACCCAGGGGAAGAGCGGGACCCTGGTGCTCAGCCGGGCCCAGGAGTTCGTGAAGATCTTCTTCGACACCGGCGAGATCGTCGGGTGCGATTCCAACCAGGTCCGCATGGAGGACCGCGTCGGCGCCATGCTGGTGCGCCTGGGGCGCCTCTCCGGGGACGAGCTGCTGGCCATGATCCACCGCCAGAAGCAGACCCTGAAGCGCATGGGCACCCTGCTGGTCGAATCCGGCCGCGTGAGCCCCCAGGACCTCCAGGACGCCCTCTTCAACCAGGCGATGTCCATCATCTACCGCACCTTCCGGTGGGTGGAGGGCGACTACCGCTTCGACTCCATCCTGCCTCCGGAGCTCGACCGGGAGAACTTCCCGCCGATCCCCGTGGACACGGTGCTCATGGAAGCCGCCCGGATCATGGACGAGTGGCCCGAGGTGCAGCGGCGGCTCCCGGACAACGCGCTCCCCCTCCGGAAGACCGAATACGGCGAGTCCATCCACCTGGACATCGACAAGGACCTGTCCACCGTCCTGGAGGGCGGCTCCATGGACGTGGAGGGCTCGGGCCTGAACCACGAGCAGGAGACGGTCCTCACCTACTTCTCGACCCCCAGCAGCGTCCAGAGCGTGCTCCAGATCAGCCGCTACGACGAGCTCGACACCTGCAAGTACATCGCGGAGCTCCTCGAGCAGGGGATCCTCGAGGTCTCCCCCGAGTCCGTGGAGGAGCGTCCGGCCTTCGTGTGGGCGCTGCCCCCGTCGGCCTTCAAGGAGTCCGCCGAGCCCAAGGGGCCCTCGCGGCTCTTCTGGCCGGCGGTGATCCTGTTCCTGGGCTTCCCCCTCGCCTTCTATGTGCCCCGGGCGGCCACCTCGTTCAACGAGGGCCTCGCCAGCCTTCAGCCGGCCAGCCAGCACCTGCCCCTGGATCCCGCCACCCGCCTGCGCAAGGCCTGGGCCTTCCGCATGGCCAATCCTGCGGACGGGGGCCGGGCCACGGCCGAGGCCCTGGGCTGCCGCCTGGACGAAGGGGTCACCGTGCCCGACCTCTCCAAGTGGCCGAACCCCCTGACCCCCACGCCCCTCGACAAGTCCGTCGCGATTCCGGCCGAGCAGTAG
- the tatC gene encoding twin-arginine translocase subunit TatC, whose protein sequence is MSNTSPDQMSFWEHLQELRVRLVRSLLIVAAAFALTYGFRFKLMLWAQKPFFDTYKKHAIAQAVADHLPIPTAFEPFAYTSLTEPFFSLMRLAVWAAIFIAAPFLFAQVWGFIKPGLYARERRFAIPFVLATSACFLGGAAFAYFNAFQFLGDILFEEALKAGLRTNLHLEDYLDLFIYTVVGTGLMFELPVLVFFLARFRIVTARWLLKYWRHATIAIFIISAFLTPGDVIVTTIFFGVVLEGLYFISVLVAWAAQPRKPKATDVLEDE, encoded by the coding sequence ATGTCGAACACCTCCCCCGACCAGATGTCCTTCTGGGAGCACCTGCAGGAGCTGCGGGTCCGCCTCGTCCGAAGCCTGCTGATCGTGGCCGCCGCCTTCGCGCTCACGTACGGATTCCGCTTCAAGCTCATGCTCTGGGCCCAGAAGCCCTTCTTCGACACGTACAAAAAGCACGCAATCGCCCAGGCGGTCGCAGATCACCTGCCCATCCCCACGGCCTTCGAGCCCTTCGCCTACACGAGCCTGACGGAGCCCTTCTTCTCCCTGATGCGGCTCGCCGTATGGGCCGCCATCTTCATCGCCGCGCCCTTCCTCTTCGCGCAGGTGTGGGGATTCATCAAGCCGGGCCTCTACGCCCGGGAGCGGCGGTTCGCCATCCCCTTCGTGCTGGCCACCTCGGCCTGCTTCCTGGGGGGCGCGGCCTTCGCCTACTTCAACGCCTTCCAGTTCCTGGGCGACATCCTCTTCGAGGAGGCCCTGAAGGCCGGGCTGCGGACCAACCTGCACCTGGAGGACTACCTCGACCTGTTCATCTACACGGTCGTGGGCACCGGCCTCATGTTCGAGCTGCCGGTGCTGGTCTTCTTCCTGGCCCGCTTCCGCATCGTGACCGCCCGGTGGCTGCTGAAGTACTGGCGCCACGCGACCATCGCGATCTTCATCATCAGCGCCTTCCTCACCCCCGGCGACGTCATCGTCACGACGATCTTCTTCGGGGTGGTGCTCGAGGGCCTCTACTTCATCTCCGTCCTCGTCGCCTGGGCCGCGCAGCCGCGCAAGCCGAAGGCAACCGACGTCCTCGAGGACGAATAG